The Mycolicibacterium flavescens genomic interval TCGCCCGGCACTACCGCGACAGCAAAATCCTCGAAATCGGTGAAGGCACAACGGAAGTGCAGTTGATGCTGATCGGGCGGGAGCTGGGCCTGTGAGCGGAGAACAGGGTGAGAAGAGGATTATCGTCCAGCGCGGGCTGTGGTACGAGGAGTTCGAGACCGGCGTGCTGTACCAGCACCGGCCGGGACGCACCATCACCGAGGCCGACAACGTCTTGTTCACCACGTTGACGATGAACACTCAGGCACTGCACCTGGACGCCGCGTTCTCGGATGCCTTGCCGCCGTTCAACCAGCGGCTCGTCAACTCGATGTTCACGCTGTCCACGCTGGTGGGTCTGTCGGTCACCCAGCTGACGCAGGGCACCATCGTCGGAAACTTGGGCTTCGGCGAAATCGCCTTCCCGAAGCCGCTTTTCCACGGCGACACGCTGTACGCGGAGTCCGAGGTGCTCGAGAAGCGCGAGTCCAAGAGTAGGCCGGGTGAAGGCATCGTGACGTTCTCGCACGTCGGCCGCAACCAGCACGGCGACATCGTGGCCACCGCGTCGCGAAAGACCATGGTGCGCAAGCGACCGGAGGGTGACGCGTAGTG includes:
- a CDS encoding acyl dehydratase gives rise to the protein MSGEQGEKRIIVQRGLWYEEFETGVLYQHRPGRTITEADNVLFTTLTMNTQALHLDAAFSDALPPFNQRLVNSMFTLSTLVGLSVTQLTQGTIVGNLGFGEIAFPKPLFHGDTLYAESEVLEKRESKSRPGEGIVTFSHVGRNQHGDIVATASRKTMVRKRPEGDA